Within Pseudomonadota bacterium, the genomic segment GATCATGTTCGTGCATGTCCCGAGCGCGTGGATGTCTCTGTTCGTTTATGCGATTATGGCCGGCGCCGGGGCCGTGGCCTTGGTCTGGCGGATCAAGATTGCCGAGGCCGTGGCTTCGGCCAGCGCACCCATCGGAGCGGCCTTTACCGCCTTGGCGTTGATGACCGGTTCGCTGTGGGGCAAGCCCATGTGGGGCACGTGGTGGGTTTGGGATGCGCGGCTTACCTCGGAATTATTGCTGTTGTTCTTATACCTCGGCTATATGGCCTTGGAGCAGGCCATCGAGGATCGCAGAACCGCGACCCGGGCCGCCGCGGTGCTGGCGCTCGTGGGCGCCGTCGATCTGCCGATCATTCACTATTCCGTGGAGTGGTGGCACACCTTGCACCAAGCACCGTCGGTCACGCGCTTCGGCGCGCCCGCGATCCATGGGTCCATGCTCGCGCCCTTGCTCGTCATGGCGCTCGCCTTCTTCGGCTATTATGTGAGTTTGCTGCTCGTGCGTGCGCGCTGCGAATTGCTCGAACGCGAGCGGACCAACCCCTGGGTAGGCGAAGTGTTGCGGGGAATACCGTGAGCGAATTCGTTGCGATGGGCGGCTACGGGTTCTATGTGTGGTCCGCGTATGGCGTCGCGGCCGTCGTTATGCTCGGACTCTTGTGGAGCTCCCTGGCCTGGCAACGCCGGCTGACAGGACAACTCCGGAATAAATCACGGCGCTCGGCATCCGCGCCGCCCGCCGCGCTCGATAAAACCGGCGGGGATTGCACATGACACCGCGCAGGCAGAGGATCATCGCGATCACCCTGATCTTGGCGGGCGTCTCCGCCGCGGCGGCCTTGGGTCTCACCGCACTGAGCAGCAACATCTTGTTCTTCTATACGCCGACGCAATTGCTCTCCGGCGAAGTGCCTCCGGCCGCGCCGATCCGCCTGGGCGGGCTCGTGACCAAGGGCAGCGTGAAGCGGACACCCGACAGCCTCAAGATCAGCTTCGATTTGACGGACCAGCAACACACGGTCAGGGTACGTTACGAGGGGCTGCTCCCCGATCTGTTCCGGGAAGGCCAAGGCATCGTGGCGCAGGGGCGGCTGGCGGCGGACCGAGTCTTCAACGCCAACGAGGTGCTCGCCAAACACGACGAAAACTACATGCCGCCC encodes:
- a CDS encoding heme ABC transporter permease; amino-acid sequence: MQQLLAPKNFYRWSGRWLPPVAWGTGLCMLTGLYWGLVIAPPDYQQGDSYRIMFVHVPSAWMSLFVYAIMAGAGAVALVWRIKIAEAVASASAPIGAAFTALALMTGSLWGKPMWGTWWVWDARLTSELLLLFLYLGYMALEQAIEDRRTATRAAAVLALVGAVDLPIIHYSVEWWHTLHQAPSVTRFGAPAIHGSMLAPLLVMALAFFGYYVSLLLVRARCELLERERTNPWVGEVLRGIP
- the ccmD gene encoding heme exporter protein CcmD; translation: MSEFVAMGGYGFYVWSAYGVAAVVMLGLLWSSLAWQRRLTGQLRNKSRRSASAPPAALDKTGGDCT
- the ccmE gene encoding cytochrome c maturation protein CcmE; protein product: MTPRRQRIIAITLILAGVSAAAALGLTALSSNILFFYTPTQLLSGEVPPAAPIRLGGLVTKGSVKRTPDSLKISFDLTDQQHTVRVRYEGLLPDLFREGQGIVAQGRLAADRVFNANEVLAKHDENYMPPELAAHLPKAKDTAP